A genomic window from Leptolyngbya sp. BL0902 includes:
- the menC gene encoding o-succinylbenzoate synthase has translation MRLEIRPYQRPFRKPLQTAHGLWSLREGVLLRLTDDTGHIGYGEIAPIPWFGTETLAQALTFCQSLDSPKSDFWRNRTTLTEADIPQNLPATQFGLASAWANLQFSRTSPPPPLSPSPCLPLCTLLPTGKAALTAWPHLWEQGFRTFKWKIGVADMAQECRWLEDLITQLPPQACLRLDANGGLTLPEATQLLELCDQVNQVGPHPKSLSPLERDFEEDSGPPLLPGRGAGGEGSVDPPHPKSLSRGERDFEKIDFRPPSPLGRGAGGEGQPGGEGQIECLEQPLPPDQFLQMQHLAQQFHTPLALDESVATLAQLEEHHQRGWTGLWVVKPVIAGWPDRLRHFWRQHSPSIIFSSVFETPIGRQAALTLAQEYAQEVPHPLALGFGTLGWFADDWDSLAPDQLWDRLSQSSPL, from the coding sequence GTGCGCTTAGAAATCCGCCCCTACCAGCGCCCCTTTCGCAAACCGCTACAAACCGCCCACGGTCTTTGGTCTTTACGGGAAGGAGTTTTGCTGCGCCTGACAGATGACACGGGCCACATCGGCTATGGCGAAATCGCCCCCATCCCCTGGTTTGGCACCGAAACCCTGGCCCAAGCCCTCACCTTCTGCCAGTCCCTAGACTCCCCAAAATCAGACTTTTGGCGAAACCGCACCACCCTCACCGAAGCCGATATTCCCCAAAATCTCCCCGCCACCCAATTCGGCCTCGCCTCCGCCTGGGCCAACCTCCAATTTTCCCGAACGTCCCCCCCTCCCCCCCTCTCCCCCTCCCCCTGCCTCCCTCTCTGCACCCTTCTCCCCACCGGAAAAGCCGCCCTCACCGCATGGCCCCACCTTTGGGAACAGGGATTTCGCACCTTCAAATGGAAAATTGGCGTCGCGGATATGGCCCAAGAATGCCGCTGGCTCGAAGACCTCATCACCCAACTGCCGCCCCAAGCTTGCTTGAGGTTGGATGCCAACGGCGGGCTTACATTGCCTGAAGCGACTCAGCTTTTGGAGTTGTGTGATCAGGTAAACCAGGTTGGCCCTCACCCTAAATCCCTCTCCCCACTGGAGAGGGACTTTGAGGAAGATTCCGGCCCCCCTCTCCTTCCTGGGAGAGGGGCTGGGGGTGAGGGCTCCGTAGATCCCCCTCACCCTAAATCCCTCTCCCGTGGGGAGAGGGACTTTGAAAAGATCGACTTCCGGCCCCCCTCTCCCCTAGGGAGAGGGGCTGGGGGTGAGGGCCAGCCTGGAGGTGAGGGCCAAATCGAATGCCTAGAGCAACCCCTTCCCCCCGATCAGTTTCTCCAAATGCAGCACCTCGCCCAGCAATTCCATACCCCCCTGGCATTGGACGAATCCGTAGCCACCCTCGCCCAGCTTGAGGAACATCATCAGCGGGGCTGGACAGGGTTGTGGGTGGTCAAACCTGTCATTGCGGGCTGGCCGGATCGGCTGCGGCACTTTTGGCGGCAGCATTCCCCATCCATCATTTTTTCCTCGGTGTTTGAGACTCCCATTGGTCGGCAAGCGGCGTTAACCTTAGCCCAGGAGTACGCCCAGGAAGTCCCCCATCCTCTAGCCCTCGGATTTGGTACGCTGGGCTGGTTTGCGGACGATTGGGACAGCCTCGCTCCCGATCAACTGTGGGATCGTCTGTCGCAATCCTCGCCGCTATGA
- a CDS encoding AAA family ATPase yields the protein MTDTALPALIQQMCQPSFYPHPVVEPIRLMQTHVSYVLLTGDYAYKVKKPVNFGFLDYSTLERRRHFCEEELRLNQRTAADLYLEVVPIGQSGETYHLGADSAGNSADDAAVEYAVKMVQFPQDTLLSACYERGELTEDLILTLADQVAAFHQGAETNDHILSFGTVAQIRQAFDENYAQTQGYVGGPQTQAQLEQTQAATDHIFATQADLFQQRIDQRWIRACHGDLHLNNLCHWNNQLYLFDCIEFNEPFRYVDVMYDVGFVVMDLLAKGCRPLATAFLNHYVEQTGDWEGLQLLPLYISRQAYVRAKVTSFLLNDPAVDAATKAKASDTAAAYYRLAWEVVQPQTGRLYLMAGLSGAGKSTTAREVARQTGAIHLRSDAVRKHLAGVPLQERGDQSLYSPEMTQKTYARLLNLGLTLAKAGFTVILDAKYDRQSLRQPALDQAQQAGLSAQILHCTAPAEILEDRVRQRSGDIADATVAVLQQQVMEPFTEAEQPWVQTLDTMGDVSAQIAAIVGA from the coding sequence ATGACCGATACCGCCCTGCCCGCCCTAATTCAGCAGATGTGCCAGCCCAGTTTCTACCCCCATCCGGTGGTGGAGCCGATTCGGCTGATGCAAACCCATGTGTCCTACGTGCTGCTGACCGGGGACTATGCCTACAAGGTGAAAAAGCCCGTAAATTTCGGCTTTTTAGACTATTCCACCCTAGAGCGGCGGCGGCATTTTTGTGAGGAAGAACTGCGGCTGAACCAGCGCACGGCGGCAGACCTGTACCTGGAGGTGGTGCCCATTGGTCAATCTGGAGAGACCTACCATCTGGGGGCAGATTCGGCAGGTAATTCGGCGGACGATGCGGCGGTGGAGTACGCCGTCAAAATGGTGCAGTTCCCCCAAGACACCCTACTCAGCGCCTGCTATGAACGGGGCGAACTAACGGAGGACTTGATTCTCACCCTGGCGGATCAGGTGGCCGCCTTCCACCAAGGGGCAGAAACCAACGACCACATCCTCAGCTTTGGCACCGTGGCCCAAATTCGCCAAGCCTTCGATGAAAACTATGCCCAAACCCAGGGCTATGTGGGCGGGCCGCAAACCCAGGCCCAGCTAGAGCAAACCCAAGCCGCCACCGACCACATCTTTGCCACCCAGGCCGATCTGTTCCAGCAGCGCATCGATCAACGCTGGATTCGGGCCTGCCACGGCGACCTCCACCTCAACAACCTCTGCCACTGGAACAACCAGCTCTACCTGTTCGATTGCATTGAGTTCAACGAACCCTTCCGCTACGTCGATGTGATGTATGACGTGGGCTTTGTGGTGATGGATTTGCTGGCGAAGGGATGCCGTCCCTTGGCCACGGCCTTTTTGAATCACTACGTGGAGCAAACCGGAGACTGGGAAGGGCTGCAACTCCTCCCCCTCTACATCAGTCGCCAAGCCTACGTGCGGGCCAAGGTGACGTCCTTTTTGCTGAATGACCCCGCCGTGGATGCGGCCACCAAGGCTAAGGCCAGCGATACCGCCGCCGCCTACTACCGCTTGGCCTGGGAGGTGGTGCAGCCCCAAACGGGCCGACTGTACCTGATGGCAGGGCTGTCGGGTGCGGGCAAATCCACCACTGCCCGCGAGGTGGCGCGGCAAACGGGGGCCATCCACCTCCGTTCCGATGCCGTCCGCAAACACCTGGCCGGGGTGCCGCTGCAAGAACGGGGCGACCAAAGCCTCTACAGCCCGGAGATGACCCAAAAGACCTACGCCCGTCTGCTCAACCTGGGCCTCACCTTGGCCAAAGCCGGATTTACGGTGATTCTAGACGCCAAGTACGACCGTCAATCCCTGCGGCAACCCGCCCTAGACCAGGCCCAGCAGGCAGGACTCTCGGCCCAAATTCTGCACTGTACGGCTCCCGCAGAGATTCTGGAAGACCGGGTGCGGCAGCGGTCTGGCGACATTGCCGATGCCACCGTGGCCGTCCTCCAACAGCAGGTGATGGAACCCTTCACCGAGGCCGAACAGCCCTGGGTGCAAACCCTGGATACAATGGGTGATGTGTCGGCTCAGATCGCCGCTATAGTTGGGGCATAA
- the menA gene encoding 2-carboxy-1,4-naphthoquinone phytyltransferase has product MTTRSAKSSTHTTTPPTNRKLWLAAAKPPMYSVAIMPILVGSLVAYAETGQFIAPIFGLFFWSAIFILAWENLSNDVFDSETGIDVNKAHSVVNLTRNKGLVFALANGFLALGILGILAIALIQQDPTVLIIIALCCFLGYCYQGPPFRLGYQGLGEFLCFFSFGPLGVGAAYYSQTQSWSWGSQMAGIFVGLTTTLVLFCSHFHQVEDDIAAGKRSPIVRMGTQRGAQLVPVLAFSALAVVAVAILMGWFPVWTALAFPSALSAWKLSRHVHRHHHQPQKVSNAKFYAIGFHFWSGVLLSLGFLLSTRFIP; this is encoded by the coding sequence ATGACCACCCGTTCGGCGAAATCTTCTACCCACACCACCACCCCGCCCACCAACCGCAAACTCTGGCTGGCGGCGGCAAAACCGCCCATGTATAGCGTGGCCATTATGCCCATTTTGGTGGGTAGCCTGGTAGCCTATGCCGAAACGGGGCAGTTCATCGCGCCGATTTTTGGGCTGTTTTTTTGGTCGGCCATCTTCATCCTGGCCTGGGAAAACCTCAGCAACGATGTGTTCGACTCGGAAACGGGCATTGACGTGAACAAAGCCCATTCCGTCGTCAACCTCACCCGCAACAAGGGGCTGGTGTTTGCCCTGGCCAACGGCTTCCTGGCTCTGGGCATTCTGGGCATCCTCGCCATTGCCTTGATTCAGCAAGACCCCACGGTGCTGATCATCATCGCCCTCTGCTGCTTCCTGGGCTATTGCTACCAGGGGCCACCCTTTCGGCTGGGCTACCAGGGCTTGGGGGAATTTCTCTGCTTCTTTAGCTTCGGGCCGCTGGGGGTCGGTGCTGCCTACTACAGCCAAACCCAAAGCTGGTCTTGGGGGAGCCAAATGGCCGGAATCTTCGTTGGACTGACCACCACCCTGGTGCTGTTTTGCTCCCACTTCCACCAGGTCGAAGACGACATCGCCGCCGGAAAACGCTCCCCCATTGTGCGCATGGGCACCCAGCGGGGGGCGCAATTAGTCCCCGTGCTGGCGTTCTCGGCCCTAGCCGTCGTTGCGGTGGCGATTCTGATGGGCTGGTTCCCGGTGTGGACAGCTCTGGCCTTCCCCAGTGCCCTCTCCGCCTGGAAGCTGAGCCGCCACGTTCACCGCCACCACCACCAGCCCCAAAAGGTCAGCAACGCCAAGTTCTACGCCATCGGCTTCCACTTTTGGAGCGGCGTTTTACTCAGCCTAGGGTTTCTGCTCAGCACCCGCTTCATCCCCTAG
- a CDS encoding M42 family metallopeptidase codes for MSYEPLFSQIADLVLCHSPSGAEAEINQRLITLFSALNVEHWQDEADNLIAQIPGRDPNRAIAITAHKDEIGMLVKTIYADGRLSVRKLGGAFPWVYGEGVVDVLGDQAVLSGILSFGSRHVSHESPQKAQQETQSVTWETAWIETKRTPAELAEAGIRAGSRVVVGKHRKAPFRMGDYIASYTLDNKASLAILLDLAARLKEPPVTVYLVASAKEEVGALGALYFTQRQRLEALIALEICPLSSEYAIQSGDVPVLLSQDGYGIYDEGLNHELRLAATHARAPIQQAVISGFGSDASIAMKFGHVARAACLGFPTHNTHGYEIAHLGAIAHCTDILERYCNDL; via the coding sequence ATGTCCTACGAACCCCTCTTTTCCCAAATTGCCGACCTGGTGCTGTGCCATTCCCCCAGCGGGGCCGAGGCCGAAATTAACCAGCGCCTCATCACCCTGTTTTCTGCGCTGAACGTAGAACACTGGCAGGACGAAGCCGATAACCTGATCGCCCAAATTCCGGGCCGCGACCCTAACCGGGCCATCGCCATCACCGCCCACAAGGACGAAATTGGGATGCTGGTGAAGACCATCTACGCCGATGGTCGGCTGTCTGTCCGCAAACTGGGGGGCGCGTTCCCCTGGGTCTATGGCGAGGGCGTGGTGGATGTGCTGGGGGATCAGGCCGTCCTCAGCGGCATTCTCAGCTTTGGGTCGCGCCATGTGTCCCACGAATCGCCCCAGAAGGCGCAGCAGGAAACCCAGTCCGTCACTTGGGAAACGGCATGGATTGAAACCAAACGCACCCCGGCGGAACTGGCGGAGGCCGGGATTCGGGCCGGAAGTCGCGTGGTGGTGGGCAAGCACCGCAAGGCTCCCTTCCGCATGGGCGACTACATCGCCAGCTACACCCTGGATAACAAGGCGTCTTTGGCCATTTTGCTCGACCTCGCCGCACGGTTGAAGGAACCTCCCGTTACTGTGTATCTGGTGGCCTCGGCTAAGGAAGAAGTCGGTGCCCTCGGTGCCCTCTATTTCACCCAACGGCAACGGCTGGAAGCCCTGATTGCCCTCGAAATTTGCCCTCTCTCCTCGGAATACGCTATCCAGTCGGGCGACGTTCCGGTGCTGCTGTCCCAGGATGGCTACGGCATCTACGACGAAGGACTGAACCACGAACTACGCCTTGCCGCCACCCATGCCAGGGCACCCATCCAGCAGGCGGTGATCAGCGGCTTTGGCAGCGATGCCTCCATTGCCATGAAGTTTGGCCATGTGGCGCGGGCCGCTTGCCTGGGTTTCCCCACCCACAACACCCACGGCTACGAAATCGCCCACCTGGGGGCCATCGCCCACTGCACCGACATTTTAGAGCGCTACTGTAACGACCTGTGA
- a CDS encoding CBS domain-containing protein, whose amino-acid sequence MAKTVADVMTANPVSIKPEANLEDAIKLLAEHHIGGLPVVDDGGALVGILSESDLMWQATGMEVPAYVVLLDSVIYLKSPKKYNEELHKALGQSVKEVMTAKVITIGPDKSMREAAHLMHDKRIRRLPVVNDQGELVGILTRGDIVREMASAED is encoded by the coding sequence ATGGCGAAAACCGTTGCTGATGTAATGACGGCCAATCCGGTTTCGATCAAGCCGGAGGCCAACCTAGAGGACGCCATCAAGCTCTTGGCCGAGCATCATATCGGTGGGCTACCTGTGGTTGACGATGGCGGCGCACTGGTGGGCATTTTGTCGGAATCTGACCTGATGTGGCAGGCCACGGGGATGGAAGTGCCCGCCTACGTGGTGCTGCTGGATAGCGTCATTTATCTGAAAAGCCCCAAGAAATATAACGAGGAACTCCACAAAGCGTTGGGCCAATCGGTCAAAGAGGTAATGACCGCCAAGGTGATCACCATCGGCCCCGATAAATCCATGCGGGAAGCCGCCCACCTGATGCACGACAAACGTATTCGCCGCCTGCCTGTGGTGAATGACCAAGGGGAACTGGTGGGCATCCTCACCCGTGGCGACATTGTGCGGGAAATGGCCAGTGCTGAGGACTAG